The Novipirellula aureliae sequence GGTCATGATCGAATTCTTTGTGAGCAGTGTCGCCACGATGTAGCTGGTCGCACAACCGCCCAGCAATGGCAATAGGCCATGCGTTTGATGGGTCGTTTCGAAAGCGAACACGGCGGAGGCCAACCATGCTCGTGATGCGCCGGCAAAGATAGCAGCCATTCCGACGAGGGCCGCGACGCGGACATCAATCCCTGCGAAGGGCATCCCCAAGATAGCCGCCGTGCCGACCAAATGCCCAATGCCTCCGCCGATCGTAAACATCGGCGCCAATGTCCCGCCCGATGTCCCGCTGCCTAATGCGATGGACCACGAGATAAATTTCATACTGCACAAGAACAGGATGGCCGACGTCGTCAATTCATCGGAGAGAATTGCAGAGATATTGTCATAACCCACACCTAATGTATGGGGTGCGAAGTAGCCGACGACACCAACCACGATCGCGCCGAGCGCGGGCCACCACATCCAGTGAATCGGTAATCGCTCGAAGCCGTCTTCGATCGCGTAGACGGCCCAGCTGACAACCGCTGCGACAATGCCCATCGCACAGCCTAGCAGCAGATAGAATATCAATGCAGCCAGCGTTGCAGGTGCGATGTCGGTCATGGGAAACGCCGGTTCACCGCCCTCCATCATGATTCGCATTCCTGCTGCCGCTGTCGTGCCGATTGCCACAGGGATCATTGATCGCGGTCGAAATTCAAACAGCAATAGCTCGATCGCCAACAAGACTGCGGAAACGGGACTGCCAAAGGTCGCGGCCATTCCCGATGCAGCCCCGACGGCCAGAAGCGTTTTACGTTCGGTCGGAGCGGTGTGAAGAAATTGGCCGAGCAACGACCCCAAAGCGCCCCCCGTAGCGATAATCGGACCTTCGGCACCAAAAGGACCGCCCGTGCCGATTGAAATCGCTGACGACAGTGGTTTGAGTAGCGTTACGCGGGCGGGAATACGGCTGCGGTTGGTCAGTACTTGCTCCATCGCTTCCGGGATGCCGTGGCCGCGAATCGCTTTAGAACCATAGCGAGCCATAAAGCCGATCACGATCGCACCCATGATGGGAACGAAAACGACGTACCATCCCAATTGATTGTCCGCAGGGCTGACGTCGCCCAATGACCATCGGCCGTAGAAAGCGACGTTGGTAATCAGAGCAATTAGTTTCATCAGCGCGACGGCGATCAACGCCGCGGTCACGCCAATCATCAAGGCCAAGCCAGACAACCAAACGACTCGGCGGTCAACCAACATTGGTTCAACTGGCGCAGCATCCGCTAGGCTCTCCAATGCCGGAGAGATCGGCATTGGGTCGGGCGCCGGCACATTTGATGTCACTTCATCTGGCTGGGTCATTCAAGTTCCTGTTGAAATCGCGTGGCCTAGGCTTCCAGCCTGGGTTGGGTTGAAATCCCCGGCTAGAAGCCACAACCACATAAGCTACACCGGACATTCTGTCGCCGCGATGTCCTGTTTTGGACCGAAGAACTCATAGCGGACTCGCGTCTCATCCACTCCGAGTTCTTGCAAGCAAGCGTGGACATTCTGCATAAACAACTTCGGGCCACAGAAGTAGAAGTCCGCTTCCGTGTAGGGCGTCCATTGATGAAGTAGTTCCGTCGTTACGTACCCGACTCCATCACACTTGCTTTCCTCAACGTCCCCGGCGAGTGGTGCGTCATACAAAACTTTGGTATGCATGTTTGGTCCGATCGATGCCAAGGTGCTGACTTCATCGGCGAATGCATGCACGGCACTGTTTCGCGCCGCTTGTAGGAAATAGAGTGATGCCTCAGGGTTTGCATGAATGATCGACTTGGCCATCGACAACAGAGGCGTGACCCCGATACCACCAGCTAGGAACACGATCGGACGTTCGCCCGCTTCGTCAGGGTCCACCGTAAACTCTCCGCATGGCGGACCGACGCTCAATCGATGGCCCGGTTCAATGTGATCATGTAAATGACTCGACACCAGTCCATCGGGCGCGTCCAATGCGAGCCGCGATTCACGCTTAACACTGATGCGGAAATGCTGCACTCCAGGACGCTCGGACAAACTGTAGTTCCGAGGTGATGTAGGTGTCGTCGGATGGTCAATGTGGACCGTGATGTATTGACCAGGACGGAATGGAGGCAACGGCCCATTGTCTTCGGGACGCAGATAGAATGACACCACCTCGTCGCTCTCGGCGACTTTGCGATCGACACGGAAAGAACGAACACCGTTCCATCCTCCAAGTGCAGACTCTTGTTCCTCATAGATTGCCTGC is a genomic window containing:
- a CDS encoding chloride channel protein, whose amino-acid sequence is MTQPDEVTSNVPAPDPMPISPALESLADAAPVEPMLVDRRVVWLSGLALMIGVTAALIAVALMKLIALITNVAFYGRWSLGDVSPADNQLGWYVVFVPIMGAIVIGFMARYGSKAIRGHGIPEAMEQVLTNRSRIPARVTLLKPLSSAISIGTGGPFGAEGPIIATGGALGSLLGQFLHTAPTERKTLLAVGAASGMAATFGSPVSAVLLAIELLLFEFRPRSMIPVAIGTTAAAGMRIMMEGGEPAFPMTDIAPATLAALIFYLLLGCAMGIVAAVVSWAVYAIEDGFERLPIHWMWWPALGAIVVGVVGYFAPHTLGVGYDNISAILSDELTTSAILFLCSMKFISWSIALGSGTSGGTLAPMFTIGGGIGHLVGTAAILGMPFAGIDVRVAALVGMAAIFAGASRAWLASAVFAFETTHQTHGLLPLLGGCATSYIVATLLTKNSIMTEKISRRGVRAPQEFVADPLQQISAIEIATKEVVTLKAEQTISDVRHWFNADSVESRHQGYPVVNECGTLIGIVTRRDLFNSAVDAEGRLRDILTQPPRFVYDDCMARQAADHMINHAVGRLPIVTREKPARLVGILTRSDLLGGYRQRMDESAKESPTVCMPRLRRRKS
- the hmpA gene encoding NO-inducible flavohemoprotein, which encodes MLSDKTIRIVKEITPLVAANAETITTRFYTLMFEGNPEVKAFFNQSHQHTGGQQSALAGAICAYFIHIDNPAVLMPAVELIAQKHCSLGIKPEHYPIVGKHLVAAIEDVMGDAATDEIIEAVAEAYQFLADIFIGREQAIYEEQESALGGWNGVRSFRVDRKVAESDEVVSFYLRPEDNGPLPPFRPGQYITVHIDHPTTPTSPRNYSLSERPGVQHFRISVKRESRLALDAPDGLVSSHLHDHIEPGHRLSVGPPCGEFTVDPDEAGERPIVFLAGGIGVTPLLSMAKSIIHANPEASLYFLQAARNSAVHAFADEVSTLASIGPNMHTKVLYDAPLAGDVEESKCDGVGYVTTELLHQWTPYTEADFYFCGPKLFMQNVHACLQELGVDETRVRYEFFGPKQDIAATECPV